From one Eptesicus fuscus isolate TK198812 chromosome 3, DD_ASM_mEF_20220401, whole genome shotgun sequence genomic stretch:
- the TMEM41A gene encoding transmembrane protein 41A, whose translation MRPLLRLLLVFVGCTFALYLLSTQLPRAPTRGSAEDAEGRSLWFPSDLAELRELSEVLRDYRREHQAYVFLLFCSAYLYKQCFAIPGSSFLNVLAGALFGPWLGLLLCCVLTSVGATCCYLLSSMFGKQLVVSYFPDKVALLQKKVEENRNSLFFFLLFLRLFPMTPNWFLNLSAPILNIPIGQFFFSVLIGLIPYNFICVQTGSILSTLTSLDALFSWETVFKLLAIALVALVPGTLIKKFSQKDLHLNETSNANHLNGRKAM comes from the exons ATGCGCCCCCTGCTCCGCCTGCTCCTGGTCTTCGTCGGCTGCACCTTCGCCTTGTACTTGCTGTCGACACAGCTGCCCCGCGCACCGACGCGGGGCTCCGCCGAGGACGCTGAAGGCAG GTCCCTGTGGTTCCCCTCTGACTTGGCTGAGTTGCGGGAGCTCTCCGAGGTCCTTCGAGACTACCGGAGGGAGCATCAGGCCTACGTGTTCCTGCTCTTCTGCAGTGCCTACCTCTACAAACAGTGCTTTGCCATCCCCGGCTCCAGCTTCCTG AACGTTTTAGCCGGGGCTTTGTTTGGGCCATGGCTGGGGCTTCTGCTGTGCTGTGTGTTGACTTCGGTGGGTGCCACATGCTGCTACCTGCTTTCCAGTATGTTTGGCAAACAACTGGTGGTCTCCTACTTTCCTGATAAAGTGGCCCTGCTGCAGAAGAAG GTGGAGGAGAACAGGAAcagcttgttttttttcttactgtttttgAGACTTTTCCCCATGACACCAAACTGGTTCTTGAACCTCTCGGCCCCGATTCTGAACATCCCCATTGGGCAGTTCTTCTTCTCTGTGCTTATCG gtttgatcccctaCAACTTCATCTGTGTGCAGACAGGCTCCATCCTGTCAACCCTCACCTCTCTGGATGCTCTTTTCTCCTGGGAAACTGTCTTTAAGCTGTTGGCCATCGCTCTGGTGGCCTTAGTTCCTGGAACCCTCATAAAAAAGTTCAGTCAGAAAGACCTGCATTTGAATGAAACAAGCAATGCCAATCATCTAAACGGCAGAAAGGCCATGTGA